The following are encoded together in the Pempheris klunzingeri isolate RE-2024b chromosome 24, fPemKlu1.hap1, whole genome shotgun sequence genome:
- the LOC139223418 gene encoding uncharacterized protein, with the protein MGRLKRMEDSYVPSNLNFAVDAVKGVAGFDKERNLSKTLKLGHSLKKIADILEREAQMAESDREEFVKNPKRSRGLYEKKPESETHWRGSDAIRQIAKERGAKRPESLSSTELRKHASTPSTALNLRDNETGVLANVLGHDIRVHRQYYGLPEGTPQLAKASKAPIALESGRLSDRKGMSPDQIQTDPDEEAPEARDGDLSAAGEDLSFSSSDPQRPPRGEVNRPQTSLATSHPEDPPHPQEERKRTSLTVTTPHQYGRCLSRIFRTVDWDQGEELKHEKRRGWVKRPGMKMGLSVECPSCE; encoded by the exons ATGGGCAGACTGAAAAGGATGGAGGACTCGTACGTACCTTCCAACTTGAACTTTGCGGTCGACGCCGTAAAGGGCGTGGCAGGCTTTGACAAGGAGAGAAATCTCTCCAAAACTCTGAAACTGGGCCACAGTCTGAAGAAGATCGCTGATATTCTCGAGCGCGAAGCGCAGATGGCAGAGTCTGACCGTGAAGAATTTGTCAAGAATCCGAAGAGGAGCCGGGGTCTTTACGAGAAGAA accTGAATCAGAAACACACTGGAGGGGATCAGATGCCATCAGACAGATCGCAAAGGAACGTGGGGCCAAGCGTCCCGAAAGTCTGTCCTCAACCGAGTTAAGAAAGCACGCGTCCACACCGTCCACAGCGCTCAACCTAAGGGATAATGAGACGGGCGTCCTCGCAAATGTCCTCGGCCACGACATCCGGGTCCACAGGCAGTACTACGGACTACCCGAAGGAACGCCGCAGTTGGCTAAAGCGAGCAAAGCGCCGATCGCCCTAGAATCAGGCCGACTCTCAGACCGGAAGGGAATGAGCCCGGACCAAATCCAAACGGATCCCGACG AGGAAGCGCCAGAAGCCAGGGATGGCGATCTCTCCGCCGCAGGGGAGGacctgtctttctcttcatcg GATCCTCAACGTCCTCCTCGCGGAGAAGTCAACCGTCCGCAGACGAGTTTGGCGACGTCACACCCAGAG GATCCTCCACATccacaggaagagaggaaacgGACGAGTCTGACGGTGACGACCCCACACCAG TATGGCAGATGTTTGAGCAGGATTTTCCGGACTGTGGACTGGGACCAGGGTGAAGAGCTGAAGC AtgagaaaaggagaggatggGTGAAGAGACCAGGGATGAAGATGGGTTTGAGTGTGGAGTGTCCAAGCTGTGAATAA